TACCCCCCAGGCCAATGCCGAGCCTAGTAGAGCCAAGACATACAGAGGGACAATCATTTCGCAATAGCAAGATGGGTAAATGACACATTGGCCCAAGCCTTCCATGCTTATATAGCCCATTAAAATCTGCTAAAAGGATGTAACACCTGTCCAGGTTCGCAGCATTGTTTGCTCGGATTCcggttaaaatgaaacaattttaTCTTCAGCAAACAGGAACTCATTTAGGTTGAAATTATCCATGGTCATGCGGTTGGGTGTGTTCAACAGCTGACAGAATTCCCTCGTgaattctttgtgtgtgtatttgataCTTCTGATTGAGGTCAACACTGAAAGGTGGACAGAATGATGAAGgcacgtttgtgtttattcagTTTTCCGAGTCAAGCTTGAgacacatttatatttttaaaatattgagaCACATTGGTTctgattatattttttaaaatgttttgggatTCTTTGAGTATTTTGCCATATCTTTCTTTGCTTTAGATTCCTTCTCTTTCTTGGTGTTAATCCCGAGCTGCGTGGCGTCAAGAGCAGGTCTGGACCTGGTCAGGTGGTTGACGATTGGTTGCTTAAGCTTGCTGTGGCCCATCTCTGGATTGGAGCGTACGGCCCGTGCTTGGGCAGACTGAGCGGAACCACTCAGCAGGTTGGGTTGAGAACATGAGTGTAAATTTGAAGACTTGATGAATCGGCTTGGCGTCACCCCTGCTGACATGGGCAGGTGGTCACTGCTGGGGTTGGAGACCGTACCACTGCTTGACATCACAATGTGGTGCCAAGAGCTGAAAGGAGTAGCCGAGAAGCGATGAGGCCCGGTGGAATCTTCTCTGGTGTCTCCTGGAGATATGACCACGGAGCCGTGCGGCGTCACCGCTTCCACGGCGCTCTGGAACGTCTTGAGGATGCGATCGCTCTTGTGCTTCTCTTTCTTCTGACGGGATGCGACCTTGCGCAGTTGTCGCCGGTGATTCTGCACCATCTGCTTTCTGGTATCCACCAGTCCCCTGCAGAGAACAAAATAGCTCCATGGGATCAAGCTAAATATTAACACAGACACCTCATAACGTTGTTGAGTTATAAATCAAACAGTTTGACAGCATCATTGACTAATAAAACCAGTGTTTGACGAGAGAGTTGCCACCACTAAATGTTTTATAACAATACACAGAGAGGAGTAAttgaaaagacaaatataAGTCAACATTATGAGACATCGTCACCTGTAGTCCACCATTCCCGTCCCGTCGCGATCGAGCCTTTGGATAAGCTCCTCAATTTGAAATCGATCCAAGGGAATGCTTGATTGCTGTTCAAATTCCAAAGGAAAGATGAAATATATTAAAAGTTTCTAGATTCTATTTTTATAGACTCTGTTGCAGTTCTTTATAAATGCACTTTGCGGTACATAAACCAtcgtgtatttttaaaaatatggtCAATTATTATTCAAACCTGGATTGCGTTCCTGAAATCAACCACAGAAACTCGCATGGTGGCATCTTTGTCAATCTTTCGGAAGAAATCCCACAGACGTAGCTTGCGTTGATCCAGATAGTCCTtcaataaatgcaaaataaatttacGACAGACATTGGATATACTTTTCATGAGGACATATAACCAACCTGGATGACTTTCATTGGGTCGATGCGTTTTACTGGTTTCTTAGCAATAAATCCTCCAACCCCTCTGTACTGCACATCCAAACCAGGATGATCTTCGCACGTCACCTCCAGCAGATTTAAAAAGGTTTCATTGACCAATACGTTCTGCTcggataaaaaaattaaataaataactggaataTACGTCATTGATGAGTCTATCTTCACTTACGCATATATTAATCTCCTCCAAGGCAGTTTTCGACATTTTCTTCACCATATTGAGAAGGGACAGTGCTCCCTCTACTGTTAGTGAATTGTAAGCTAGCTGTAggagcaattaaaaaacataattttatATCAGACAGTCGGCTGGTTACCACTAGTTTACTCACCATCAGTACCCGTAGGTTGTCGTTGTATTCGAGACCCCTGCAGAGCATGCTGACACCTTCATTGGTGATGCGATTGTTGTTGAGATTGAGGTGCACCAGAGTGTGATTGGATTTCAGAGCTTCACCCATTGCTAGGGCTCCTTCGTTCCCAAAACCGTTCCATGATAGGTCAAGGTGCTTTAACATTGTATTCACCTAAATATGGAGAAAGACAATGAGATCAAGTGTTATATTTTAAGACTCCGAGGCCCATGTACCTTGAGTCCGGCGCAAAACGCAACAGCTCCTTTCATTCTGAGTTGATTCCAACAAAGGTTCAGCACTTCCAGATGCTCGGCATTTGCtgtaaatatgtaaaataGGAATAGACTTTCAACTATTATCCAACAGTCATGCCAACAcattaacaaaaacaagtaggtGAGCGATTGCTAGCATACCTAACAACAGTCCAAGATACTCTCCTCCGCGTCCACAAAACTTATTATGGCTGAGGTCTAATTCCTTAATACTTACATTGacctaaatgtaaaaatatttgcaacgTAAGAAAAGAGTGCAAGGGTCAGATGTCAGCGGATCGAAGAACTCACAGAAAAAGCTTCTGCAAAATACTTTGCATCATCGTCTATAAATCCATTTCCTGTtggatgaaacaaaacataataatGACTAGCTAGCGAATATTATTGACAGTGACAATATGACATGCAATGACATTGATTGATAATATATCCAATCCAGTCATGAGTATTGTCCACATTATGAGTTCATAACAGTATAAAGAATAGAATTCAAACATTAACATcattatatactgtacatacctGAAAGTTTGATTGATTTTAGTGAAAAGCTGTCCAGCAACATTTTACCCACATGCTCAGCACCAGAAGAATGAAGATGGTTGTTGGACAAGTCCTATAATATGTATGCACACCCACTTGTaccataaatatatttatttttaatttgttattattaaaagcatttttctttATACCAAATGCTGAATGGTGAAATTAGCTTTTAGCATTTCTGCCAGATCCTTGGCTCCTTCTGCTTGGATGTCGTTGTCTGCCAGTTCCAGAGTGTTGACATGCATGTCACCCTGAGTGCAAAAGTATTGCTCTTAGTGATTGCTCTTAGTGACATGCTCACATTTTGCAACTCACCACCAAAGCAATAGCGAGTGCCTTGCACCCCAATGGTTCAAGACCATAGTGGCTGAGGGTCATGGTGGGAGAGTCGAGGTTCCGGATGAAGGAGGACACTGGAACAACACCCAACAACTTGCAGGCTTGTAGGTAGACATCAGCTACAGATGTCGAACCCAAGGTTTCGTCATCTGTAGCTTTGGGGATGCACAAAacgttaaaaataaatgataattaAGTTGAGAGCTTATGTTATAATGCACTCACCATCTAAGTCTGCGTCCAAATCATCTTCCAAGCCTCGTCTTAATGAGGTAGATGGATCATCATCCTCTAAACAGAGAGACTCAAAAGACAGAGTTGACATTTGCATTAGCTGTGAAactaaaaacatgcaatggAGAAACAAGGAATTTCCTGTCTAAATGGTGCCATATTCTTCATTGATGTACAAGTCTGTGAGGTGAAAGAGAACACCTTTGTGTAAATCTATCTGTCAGATGGCACGTGGTGTGTACCGCACTAAATTATGTACATGCATCCCAGACTTGTTCAGTCTGAGTAAATAGAATTGTATGAAAGGAAGAGGTTGATGGAAGACATGAGCTGGTGTCAGGGAGGATGCAAAAAATAGACTTTGATGAAAAAGGATGACACGCTGCAGCCCTCTATGGAAGAAAAATTAGTTTTTAGAATTGTTGAATTAAAGCTAAGTTTGCAACATATCTCTGAGTTCCATCAGTCGGTGTAATGAAGTTTGCTTTTATGATGAAAACTTGTTATTTAGGTCTTGACTGTGTGCTCTGCATCCAAGAGAGCTCTGATGGCGCATGCGCAGACGGGAGAAAAGAAGCATGATCAGCTGCCTGTTATTTTACGCTATGTACCCGCTATCACAGTACTTGCGTAGACGCCCCTCGGGTAAGCAGAATTGGAAAAAAGCATGTTTATGCGTTTTATTCCATGCCACCATTATATCCACCGTTGGCCAACGCGCTGCGACGCTAAATAAGCTACGTCGCTCGTGCTTAGTTTATCATGCATTTTGCTTGTAGACTCGGTAGCTTTAATTGTCACGTGCACGAGTTAAAGCTGACGTTTTGTATGATGACATGTTATTGTGCAAAGCTAAAGTGTGGAGAAAGTAatattttagagcactactcAACTGTCGAGTTTGGTAAACactggtgggtggggggaCATGCTAACGCGTTAGCTTGCACCTGTTAGCAGAACTCTTTGCGTGTGACGTCACGATAACAGGGCGTGGCAATGTTTTGAGGCAACATAGctgttcatttttatattttgtaaattgaATGTGAGGCCATGAGCAATTTATCtaaaataaaagttatttAGGTAAACATAAGAGTAAATGTAATACATCGGTACCCGCTTTTGTCAGTGATTCTGTATTTTGTTGCCCTCCTGTAGTTGTCAATGGCAGGGTGGTGTGTGAGAGTGCTTCTGCCACAAGTCAGATGTCCATCAATCTTCCAAAAATCCCTCCTGACCAGCGGCTCAGCCAAAGCAGTTTGTCCACCGgacaaaagaaggaaaacatgAGTGAACAATTTTTCAACAAGGACAATAAGACACCGGATGCAAAACTGGAGCCAGACGTAAACATGAGTGAGGCCCAATATGCAGCAATGGAGAATGCCTCAAAGGGAGTAGAAGTTAAACAGGAGACACCCAAAGAAGAAATCGGGCAAATGCACTGTCCGCTTGTCCATCCAAACACTAAAGAAACTGAATCTGAGGATGATGACTTCATCTGTCTTATAGAGGCTCTGACAAGGACGGAAAGCGCAGTCGAGCCAGGAAATGCACCCGCACAACAAAGCGAGTGCTGGGATGAATATGATCCTCTAATGTTCCCCGGTGTAGCAAACTGGAAGCAGACATCGCTTCTCTCCAGCGCTGACAATCGCCGTCATCCACCCAGCGGATGGCACTTCCCTGCGGGACCCGACGGTAAAGAGGAAATCTTTTGCCCGCGCTGGCAGTTTCCTACTCTGAGCTATCATCCATCACTGGAGCAGACAACGCCCTTTGAAGGTGCGGATGTGGCATCTTGACTCGTATCACATCTCAATTCAATATCCTTCATGTGCATTTATGTTTTCCAACAGTAATGTGGCGGTTATGGCAAGATGTCTCAACACAGCAGTCCGACACTTTCACGAAACCCTCCATGGACTTTACTGTCATGTCCTACAACATCTTGGCTCAGGACCTGCTGGAGGCCAACATTGAGCTGTACATGCACTGCTCTCGAGAAGTACTGGAGTGGAGCAACCGCTACAGGCTGATTTTGGAGGAAATACAGAAATGGGCGCCAGATGTGAGTCAAATACGACCACACAACAGTTAACAActatttcacacaaaaaaacactttttatgTTGCTATTCAGATTCTTTGTCTCCAAGAAGTCCAGGAGAACCACTATCAAACACAACTGCAGCCTTTTCTGACCCAGATGGGTGAGTCTTCTAAATTATTTGCTTATTGTTGATGGATATCAAGTTCCAGATTTCACTCAAATGTTCTTCTGATGGTTTTCCAGGCTACAACTGTGTCTACAAGCAGCGCACGGGGAACAAGACGGACGGCTGTGCCACTTGCTACCGCAGCAGTCGCTTCTCCGAGGTGTCGGTCAAGCCCGTAGAGTTCTTGAGACCCCAAACTAAGCTGCTGGACCGACACAACGTGGGCATCATCGTGCTGCTTCGGCCTGTTGTCTATCAGGGGTCAGAGGTCACGTCGAAGGGATCCTTGCTGTGCGTGGCCAACATGCACCTGCTGTTTAATCCCAGGAGGGGCGACATCAAGCTAGCCCAACTAGCCATAATGCTGGCCGAAATCAACAGTGTGGTGAAAACGTGGAAGAATAAAGGCGAACACTGTAACGTCATCTTGTGCGGGGACTTCAACTCTGTGCCGAGGATGCCTCTTTACCAATTCGTCACCACCGGGGAACTCGATTTCCGAGGACTGCCGACATGGATGGTGAGACTCGACCAC
Above is a genomic segment from Syngnathus acus chromosome 22, fSynAcu1.2, whole genome shotgun sequence containing:
- the LOC119115905 gene encoding leucine-rich repeat-containing protein 74A isoform X3 — encoded protein: MFLVSQLMQMSTLSFESLCLEDDDPSTSLRRGLEDDLDADLDDDETLGSTSVADVYLQACKLLGVVPVSSFIRNLDSPTMTLSHYGLEPLGCKALAIALVGDMHVNTLELADNDIQAEGAKDLAEMLKANFTIQHLDLSNNHLHSSGAEHVGKMLLDSFSLKSIKLSGNGFIDDDAKYFAEAFSVNVSIKELDLSHNKFCGRGGEYLGLLLANAEHLEVLNLCWNQLRMKGAVAFCAGLKVNTMLKHLDLSWNGFGNEGALAMGEALKSNHTLVHLNLNNNRITNEGVSMLCRGLEYNDNLRVLMLAYNSLTVEGALSLLNMVKKMSKTALEEINICNVLVNETFLNLLEVTCEDHPGLDVQYRGVGGFIAKKPVKRIDPMKVIQDYLDQRKLRLWDFFRKIDKDATMRVSVVDFRNAIQQSSIPLDRFQIEELIQRLDRDGTGMVDYRGLVDTRKQMVQNHRRQLRKVASRQKKEKHKSDRILKTFQSAVEAVTPHGSVVISPGDTREDSTGPHRFSATPFSSWHHIVMSSSGTVSNPSSDHLPMSAGVTPSRFIKSSNLHSCSQPNLLSGSAQSAQARAVRSNPEMGHSKLKQPIVNHLTRSRPALDATQLGINTKKEKESKAKKDMAKYSKNPKTF
- the LOC119115905 gene encoding leucine-rich repeat-containing protein 74A isoform X1 — translated: MFLVSQLMQMSTLSFESLCLEDDDPSTSLRRGLEDDLDADLDATDDETLGSTSVADVYLQACKLLGVVPVSSFIRNLDSPTMTLSHYGLEPLGCKALAIALVGDMHVNTLELADNDIQAEGAKDLAEMLKANFTIQHLDLSNNHLHSSGAEHVGKMLLDSFSLKSIKLSGNGFIDDDAKYFAEAFSVNVSIKELDLSHNKFCGRGGEYLGLLLANAEHLEVLNLCWNQLRMKGAVAFCAGLKVNTMLKHLDLSWNGFGNEGALAMGEALKSNHTLVHLNLNNNRITNEGVSMLCRGLEYNDNLRVLMLAYNSLTVEGALSLLNMVKKMSKTALEEINICNVLVNETFLNLLEVTCEDHPGLDVQYRGVGGFIAKKPVKRIDPMKVIQDYLDQRKLRLWDFFRKIDKDATMRVSVVDFRNAIQQSSIPLDRFQIEELIQRLDRDGTGMVDYRGLVDTRKQMVQNHRRQLRKVASRQKKEKHKSDRILKTFQSAVEAVTPHGSVVISPGDTREDSTGPHRFSATPFSSWHHIVMSSSGTVSNPSSDHLPMSAGVTPSRFIKSSNLHSCSQPNLLSGSAQSAQARAVRSNPEMGHSKLKQPIVNHLTRSRPALDATQLGINTKKEKESKAKKDMAKYSKNPKTF
- the LOC119115905 gene encoding leucine-rich repeat-containing protein 74A isoform X2, whose product is MFLVSQLMQMSTLSFESLCLEDDDPSTSLRRGLEDDLDADLDATDDETLGSTSVADVYLQACKLLGVVPVSSFIRNLDSPTMTLSHYGLEPLGCKALAIALVGDMHVNTLELADNDIQAEGAKDLAEMLKANFTIQHLDLSNNHLHSSGAEHVGKMLLDSFSLKSIKLSGNGFIDDDAKYFAEAFSVNVSIKELDLSHNKFCGRGGEYLGLLLANAEHLEVLNLCWNQLRMKGAVAFCAGLKVNTMLKHLDLSWNGFGNEGALAMGEALKSNHTLVHLNLNNNRITNEGVSMLCRGLEYNDNLRVLMVTYNSLTVEGALSLLNMVKKMSKTALEEINICNVLVNETFLNLLEVTCEDHPGLDVQYRGVGGFIAKKPVKRIDPMKVIQDYLDQRKLRLWDFFRKIDKDATMRVSVVDFRNAIQQSSIPLDRFQIEELIQRLDRDGTGMVDYRGLVDTRKQMVQNHRRQLRKVASRQKKEKHKSDRILKTFQSAVEAVTPHGSVVISPGDTREDSTGPHRFSATPFSSWHHIVMSSSGTVSNPSSDHLPMSAGVTPSRFIKSSNLHSCSQPNLLSGSAQSAQARAVRSNPEMGHSKLKQPIVNHLTRSRPALDATQLGINTKKEKESKAKKDMAKYSKNPKTF
- the angel1 gene encoding protein angel homolog 2; translated protein: MISCLLFYAMYPLSQYLRRRPSVVNGRVVCESASATSQMSINLPKIPPDQRLSQSSLSTGQKKENMSEQFFNKDNKTPDAKLEPDVNMSEAQYAAMENASKGVEVKQETPKEEIGQMHCPLVHPNTKETESEDDDFICLIEALTRTESAVEPGNAPAQQSECWDEYDPLMFPGVANWKQTSLLSSADNRRHPPSGWHFPAGPDGKEEIFCPRWQFPTLSYHPSLEQTTPFEVMWRLWQDVSTQQSDTFTKPSMDFTVMSYNILAQDLLEANIELYMHCSREVLEWSNRYRLILEEIQKWAPDILCLQEVQENHYQTQLQPFLTQMGYNCVYKQRTGNKTDGCATCYRSSRFSEVSVKPVEFLRPQTKLLDRHNVGIIVLLRPVVYQGSEVTSKGSLLCVANMHLLFNPRRGDIKLAQLAIMLAEINSVVKTWKNKGEHCNVILCGDFNSVPRMPLYQFVTTGELDFRGLPTWMVSGQKDFSHKATHDVLRAPLWPDCLGISDRCQYVASGEVNASHNPVTAPPGGKRHYSHDFLLELRFCPLSCIRPSDLPFIPGFTDNNLDVSSRTQTDFSFQHKITHQLDLESAYEHTFADSADPEVTTLHSEGGAIVDYIFYSPERISAGAGQFGCEGLKLLGYLSLLSEESLCSMEGLPSYIFPSDHLSLVAKFQLDLNTQC